In Deferribacter desulfuricans SSM1, the following are encoded in one genomic region:
- a CDS encoding Fur family transcriptional regulator has translation MFKEKAIEAMKRAGYKLTKPRMWIVEYLDGNKNHPSAVEIYDDLRRENKQFSFATIYNTLDTLVKSGAIKQITVDPSCSRFDPDTSDHGHFVCSVCKKVYDLENIEVNFDNDIIAEVEHIDLHIKGVCKNCKKQ, from the coding sequence ATGTTTAAAGAAAAAGCAATCGAAGCAATGAAAAGAGCTGGCTACAAACTTACAAAACCAAGGATGTGGATTGTTGAGTATCTTGATGGCAATAAAAATCACCCATCTGCAGTTGAGATCTATGATGATTTAAGGAGAGAAAATAAACAATTCTCATTTGCTACAATCTATAATACATTAGACACACTCGTAAAATCTGGTGCTATTAAACAGATTACAGTTGATCCTTCTTGCAGTAGGTTTGATCCAGATACTTCTGATCATGGACATTTTGTTTGTAGCGTTTGCAAAAAAGTTTATGATCTTGAAAATATAGAGGTAAACTTTGACAACGATATAATTGCCGAAGTTGAACATATTGATTTACATATAAAAGGTGTTTGTAAAAATTGTAAAAAGCAGTAG
- a CDS encoding RCKP-type rubredoxin-like domain-containing protein, which translates to MAVFKCTKCGYEKEGRCKPRKCPECGSQGTFEKKE; encoded by the coding sequence ATGGCTGTATTTAAATGTACCAAATGCGGTTATGAAAAAGAGGGTAGGTGTAAACCAAGAAAATGTCCTGAATGTGGTTCTCAAGGAACTTTCGAAAAAAAAGAATAA